The window GCCATGGCCAACATCGTCGGCCCGAGCGAAGCGATCGTGGTTTCCACCTTCCATATCGAACTCGATGGCGGTGGCGGCGACCTGCACGTGACCATGCCGTACTCGATGATCGAGCCGGTGCGCGAAATGCTCGACGCCGGTTTCCAGTCGGACCTCGACGATCAGGACGAGCGCTGGGTCAATGCCCTGCGCCAGGACGTGCTCGATGTCGACGTGCCGATCGGTGCCACCGTCGCCCGTCGCCAGTTGAAGCTGCGCGACATCCTGCACATGCAGCCGGGGGATGTGATCCCGGTGGAAATGCCGGAAGACATGATCATGCGCGCCAACGGCGTACCGGCCTTCAAGGTCAAGATGGGCTCGCACAAAGGCAACCTCGCGTTGCAAGTGATCGAGCCGATCGAGCGTCGCTGAAGCGCCGCTCTCACCCCCACACATTTAGCTGAATTGTTGCCCGCCGAGGACAAATGATGAACGACGATATGAACGCCCAGGACGATCAGGCACTGGCTGACGAATGGGCTGCTGCCCTGGAAGAAACCGGTGACGGCCAGGCTGACATCGATGCGCTGCTGGCTGCTGACGCTGGCGCCGCCAGCTCCAACCGTCTGCCGATGGAAGAATTCGGCAGCGTGCCGAAGAACAACGATCCGGTAACGCTGGACGGTCCGAACCTGGACGTGATCCTCGACATCCCGGTGTCGATCTCGATGGAAGTGGGCAGCACCGACATCAACATTCGCAACCTGCTGCAACTCAACCAGGGTTCGGTCATCGAACTGGACCGCCTGGCGGGTGAGCCGCTGGACGTGCTGGTCAACGGCACGCTGATCGCTCACGGCGAGGTGGTCGTGGTCAACGAGAAGTTCGGCATCCGCCTGACCGACGTGATCAGCCCAAGCGAACGCATCAAGAAGCTGCGCTGAGTGAAAAGGTTTCTCTGGGCTCTGCTCGCGTTGCCGTTGAGCGTGCTGGCCGCTGAACCGGCGGCAACCCACGCTGCTGCTGCGCCGGTTGCCGCGACTGCGCCGATGGTCAGCAGCGGCGTGGCCGGGCAATTGACGCAACTGGTGTTCGGCTTGCTGCTGGTGCTGGGGCTGATCTTCTTCCTTGCCTGGCTGTTGCGTCGAGTGCAGCAGGCAGGCCCGGCAGGCAAGGGCCAGGTGATCGAGCTGATCGGTTCCCGTGCGCTCGGTCCGCGTGACCGGTTGATGCTGGTGCAGGTCGGCAATGAGCAGATTCTGCTCGGTCTGAGCCCCGGCACCATCACCGCGCTGCACGTGCTCAAAGAGCCGGTTGAAGTGCCAGGTACCAGCGAGAAAGCGACCCCGGAATTCGCTCAGCATCTGCTGAAGATTCTCGGCAAGGATCAGAAGGATAAGAAGTAATGGGTGCGCTACGCATCGTCTTGACGCTGGCCCTGTTGCTGGCCGCGCCGCTGGCGTTCGCCGCCGATCCGTTGTCGATCCCGGCGATCACGCTGGGCACCAACGCCGACGGCGCGCAGGAATATTCGGTCAGTCTGCAGATTCTGCTGATCATGACCGCGCTGAGTTTTATCCCGGCGGCGGTCATCCTGATGACCAGTTTCACGCGGATCATCATCGTCTTCTCGATCCTGCGTCAGGCCCTGGGCCTGCAACAGACACCGTCGAACCAGATCCTCACGGGCATGGCGCTGTTCCTGACCATGTTCATCATGGCGCCGGTGTTCGATCGGGTGAACAACGATGCGTTG of the Pseudomonas sp. Seg1 genome contains:
- the fliN gene encoding flagellar motor switch protein FliN; the protein is MMNDDMNAQDDQALADEWAAALEETGDGQADIDALLAADAGAASSNRLPMEEFGSVPKNNDPVTLDGPNLDVILDIPVSISMEVGSTDINIRNLLQLNQGSVIELDRLAGEPLDVLVNGTLIAHGEVVVVNEKFGIRLTDVISPSERIKKLR
- the fliO gene encoding flagellar biosynthetic protein FliO, with amino-acid sequence MKRFLWALLALPLSVLAAEPAATHAAAAPVAATAPMVSSGVAGQLTQLVFGLLLVLGLIFFLAWLLRRVQQAGPAGKGQVIELIGSRALGPRDRLMLVQVGNEQILLGLSPGTITALHVLKEPVEVPGTSEKATPEFAQHLLKILGKDQKDKK